Proteins from a genomic interval of Archangium lipolyticum:
- a CDS encoding transcriptional regulator, translated as MAEKWDKQLMDFLKRSGEELKRTGEELKTEAQRLMVEVKDPAKQAKVREGLENLRTWAVATGKQAAERLESAVRHVEDTVEGAFKEQAASAPAPQPSPEPGPRQESSPRSEPAPRPQAAKKAGTKSIGRKKTAAKAPAQKTAAKKAAARKGPQKSIGRKKPSRPAT; from the coding sequence ATGGCCGAGAAATGGGACAAGCAGCTGATGGACTTCCTCAAGCGCTCCGGTGAGGAGCTCAAGCGCACCGGCGAGGAGCTCAAGACCGAGGCGCAGCGGCTGATGGTGGAGGTGAAGGACCCCGCCAAGCAGGCCAAGGTGAGGGAGGGGCTGGAGAACCTGCGCACCTGGGCGGTGGCCACGGGCAAGCAGGCGGCGGAGCGGCTCGAGTCGGCCGTGCGCCACGTCGAGGACACCGTCGAGGGTGCTTTCAAGGAGCAGGCGGCCTCCGCGCCGGCTCCCCAGCCGAGCCCGGAGCCCGGCCCCCGGCAGGAGTCGAGTCCCCGCTCCGAACCGGCGCCCCGTCCCCAGGCCGCGAAGAAGGCGGGCACCAAGTCCATCGGCCGCAAGAAGACGGCCGCCAAGGCTCCCGCCCAGAAGACCGCCGCCAAGAAGGCCGCGGCCAGGAAGGGCCCCCAGAAGTCCATCGGCCGCAAGAAGCCCTCCCGCCCGGCGACCTGA
- a CDS encoding serine/threonine-protein kinase, with the protein MRTVEFPSLEAEVAFLRGLTAVVRMADHILEDCLERGMDLDTAVDVFLTQCARLVHASAGFVCLRGTSGPVLTRVLGQLEVDVFEATKWTGPHRLKDGRMLFCSQLALGKLELGTLGLVVEGRFDDGGQLVMKLVDAIGDQLDNAVVAFLAFSDGRNVLERLDDLAPQDDDPVTGPRGRIGRYELVTPLGTGGMAQVLVARTRGPEGLGRLVALKRILPHLASDPDIVKQFLDEARIGLRLSHPNLVTFYDFGEAQGAYFLVMELVRGVDFDRLLKTTRPSPAVTVAVVIQALHGLHAAHIARAEDGVPLNLVHRDLSPHNLMVGFDGRVKVLDFGVAKARAQRTVTLPGIVKGKPLYMSPEQARGHRLDARSDLFAVGLILFEALTGVRAFDRGDELESMHAICDDTLGRPSSIALPVWEVMEVALSKKPEGRYVNALQMAEALAEACPPARDVEVGRLVSAHFPERLRGFERLERVHLTGNTASAPSESTRLRAAASAKNDRSGR; encoded by the coding sequence ATGCGCACCGTGGAATTCCCCTCGCTCGAAGCAGAAGTCGCCTTTCTGCGCGGCCTCACCGCCGTGGTGCGGATGGCGGATCACATCCTCGAGGACTGCCTGGAGCGAGGCATGGACCTCGACACGGCGGTGGATGTGTTCCTCACCCAGTGCGCGCGGCTGGTGCACGCCTCCGCCGGCTTCGTCTGTCTCCGGGGCACGTCGGGCCCGGTGCTCACCCGGGTGCTGGGCCAGCTGGAGGTGGACGTCTTCGAGGCCACGAAGTGGACGGGCCCGCACCGCCTGAAGGACGGGCGGATGCTCTTCTGCTCCCAGCTGGCGCTCGGCAAGCTGGAGCTGGGCACCCTGGGGTTGGTGGTGGAGGGGCGCTTCGACGACGGCGGCCAGCTGGTGATGAAGCTGGTGGACGCCATCGGCGACCAGCTGGACAACGCGGTGGTGGCCTTCCTCGCGTTCTCCGACGGGCGCAACGTGCTGGAGCGGCTGGACGACCTGGCCCCGCAGGACGATGACCCGGTGACGGGGCCGCGCGGGCGCATCGGCCGCTACGAGCTGGTGACACCGCTGGGCACCGGCGGTATGGCACAGGTGCTGGTGGCGCGCACGCGGGGCCCCGAGGGGCTCGGCCGGCTGGTGGCGCTCAAGCGCATCCTCCCGCACCTGGCCTCGGACCCGGACATCGTGAAGCAGTTCCTGGACGAGGCGCGCATCGGGTTGCGGCTGTCACACCCCAACCTCGTCACCTTCTACGACTTCGGTGAGGCCCAGGGCGCCTACTTCCTGGTGATGGAGCTGGTGCGCGGGGTGGACTTCGATCGGCTCCTGAAGACCACGCGTCCCTCTCCGGCCGTGACGGTGGCCGTCGTCATCCAGGCGCTGCACGGGTTGCACGCGGCCCACATCGCCAGGGCGGAGGACGGGGTGCCGCTGAACCTGGTGCACCGCGACTTGTCGCCGCACAACCTGATGGTGGGCTTCGACGGGCGGGTGAAGGTGCTGGACTTCGGCGTGGCCAAGGCGCGCGCCCAGCGCACGGTGACGCTGCCGGGCATCGTGAAGGGCAAGCCCCTCTACATGTCACCGGAGCAGGCGCGGGGCCACCGCCTGGACGCGCGCAGCGACCTCTTCGCCGTGGGCCTCATCCTCTTCGAGGCGCTCACCGGCGTGCGCGCGTTCGACCGCGGGGACGAGCTGGAGTCCATGCACGCCATCTGTGACGACACGCTGGGCCGTCCCAGCAGCATCGCCCTGCCCGTGTGGGAGGTGATGGAGGTGGCGCTCTCGAAGAAGCCGGAGGGCCGTTACGTCAACGCGCTCCAGATGGCGGAGGCGCTGGCGGAGGCGTGCCCCCCGGCGCGCGACGTGGAGGTGGGCCGGCTCGTGTCCGCCCACTTCCCCGAGCGCCTGCGCGGCTTCGAGCGCCTGGAGCGTGTCCACCTCACGGGGAACACGGCGAGCGCGCCCTCCGAGTCGACCCGGCTGCGCGCCGCCGCCTCCGCCAAGAACGACCGCTCGGGCCGTTAG
- the grpE gene encoding nucleotide exchange factor GrpE, whose amino-acid sequence MADSNRDEKGSFQTHISQDVIDAALKSVERRAETPPPEEDEASLGGRTQEVEFPEGGRTLDVELPEGGMTLEVDMPPSVFEEPSTRSDDTFALATALEQTRRELAEARQQLEQSQRELGETRQQLEFSQSKGREMMERLKDSHERGLRATADLENYKKRAQKEKEEVQKFGSERLLKDFLPVVDNLDRALEAAQKSSDFESLRTGVEMTRKLFDSAFGKHGVKGFSAVGQPFDPRLHEAMQQVESAAVPSGHVLYEAVRGYMLNERLMRPALVVVARAPENAPPAPEPTSSSATPEGEPTGGTTTAKPGTTPSGSQ is encoded by the coding sequence GTGGCCGACTCGAACCGCGACGAGAAGGGCAGCTTCCAGACCCACATCTCTCAAGACGTCATCGACGCCGCGCTGAAGAGCGTGGAGCGTCGCGCCGAGACTCCCCCTCCGGAGGAGGACGAGGCGTCCCTGGGCGGGAGGACGCAAGAGGTGGAATTCCCCGAGGGTGGACGGACGCTGGATGTGGAGCTTCCCGAAGGGGGGATGACCCTGGAGGTGGACATGCCGCCGTCCGTCTTCGAGGAGCCCTCCACCCGCTCCGACGACACCTTCGCGCTGGCGACCGCGCTGGAGCAGACCCGGCGCGAGCTGGCGGAGGCGCGCCAGCAGCTGGAGCAGTCCCAGCGCGAGCTGGGGGAGACGCGCCAGCAGCTCGAGTTCAGCCAGTCCAAGGGCCGCGAGATGATGGAGCGCCTCAAGGACAGCCACGAGCGCGGCCTGCGCGCCACGGCCGACCTGGAGAACTACAAGAAGCGCGCCCAGAAGGAGAAGGAGGAGGTCCAGAAGTTCGGCTCCGAGCGCCTGCTCAAGGACTTCCTCCCGGTGGTGGACAACCTGGACCGCGCGCTGGAGGCGGCCCAGAAGTCCTCTGATTTCGAGAGCCTCCGCACGGGCGTGGAGATGACGCGCAAGCTCTTCGACAGCGCGTTCGGCAAGCATGGCGTGAAGGGCTTCTCCGCCGTCGGCCAGCCGTTCGACCCGCGCCTGCACGAGGCCATGCAGCAGGTGGAGAGCGCCGCGGTGCCCTCGGGCCACGTCCTCTACGAGGCCGTGCGCGGCTACATGCTCAATGAGCGGTTGATGCGGCCCGCGCTGGTCGTGGTGGCGCGCGCGCCGGAGAACGCGCCGCCCGCGCCCGAGCCGACTTCTTCAAGCGCAACGCCGGAGGGTGAGCCCACGGGGGGGACCACCACCGCGAAGCCCGGAACCACTCCCTCGGGGAGCCAGTAG
- the dnaK gene encoding molecular chaperone DnaK has translation MGKVIGIDLGTTNSCVAVMEGGEPVVIPNSEGSRTTPSMVGFTESGERLVGQIAKRQGITNPENTVFAVKRLIGRKFDSPEAKKAISVSPFRVVPSPNGDAWVEIRGKGYSPPEVSAIVLMKMKQTAEDYLGEPVTEAVITVPAYFNDSQRQATKDAGRIAGLNVLRIINEPTAAALAYGLDKVRDIGAERIAVYDLGGGTFDISILELNSGVFEVKSTNGDTFLGGEDFDQRLIDFLAKRFAEQNNGLDLRKDRMALQRLKEAAERAKHELSSATETEVNLPFITADATGPKHLTETVERATFEALVADLVERSIEPCRIALKDAGITAQQIHQVLLVGGMTRMPAVQQKVKAFFGKEPHKGINPDEVVAVGAAIQGGVLKGEVKDVLLLDVTPLSLGVETAGGVFTKIIDKNTTIPCKKGQVFSTAVDNQPLVSVHVLQGEREMAVDNKTLARFELVGIPPAPRGVPQIEVSFDIDANGIVHVSAKDLGTGKIQQVRVVGNSGLSEAEIQAMISDAQANQANDKLKKELAELRNNCDSLLYTTEKSLEEYGNVLQEKDRTEIKADLDRLKELLTGSDPAAIKEAYQQLETSAYRIADALYADQSKSGS, from the coding sequence ATGGGCAAGGTGATTGGAATCGATCTGGGGACGACGAACTCGTGCGTCGCCGTCATGGAGGGTGGCGAGCCGGTGGTCATCCCCAACAGCGAGGGCAGCCGCACCACGCCGTCGATGGTGGGTTTCACCGAGTCCGGTGAGCGCCTGGTGGGGCAGATCGCCAAGCGTCAGGGCATCACCAATCCGGAGAACACGGTCTTCGCCGTCAAGCGGCTCATCGGCCGCAAGTTCGACTCGCCCGAGGCCAAGAAGGCCATCAGCGTGAGTCCCTTCCGCGTGGTGCCCAGCCCCAACGGGGACGCCTGGGTGGAGATCCGCGGCAAGGGCTACAGCCCGCCGGAAGTCAGCGCCATCGTGCTGATGAAGATGAAGCAGACGGCGGAGGACTACCTCGGCGAGCCCGTCACCGAGGCGGTCATCACCGTTCCCGCCTACTTCAACGACAGCCAGCGCCAGGCCACCAAGGACGCGGGCCGCATCGCCGGCCTCAACGTGCTGCGCATCATCAACGAGCCCACGGCCGCGGCGCTCGCCTACGGCCTGGACAAGGTGCGTGACATCGGCGCCGAGCGCATCGCCGTGTACGACCTGGGCGGCGGCACGTTCGATATCTCCATCCTGGAGCTCAACTCGGGCGTCTTCGAGGTCAAGAGCACCAACGGCGACACCTTCCTGGGTGGCGAGGACTTCGACCAGCGCCTCATCGACTTCCTGGCCAAGCGCTTCGCCGAGCAGAACAACGGCCTGGACCTGCGCAAGGACCGCATGGCGCTGCAGCGCCTGAAGGAGGCCGCCGAGCGCGCCAAGCACGAGCTGTCCAGCGCCACGGAGACGGAGGTCAACCTCCCCTTCATCACCGCGGACGCCACCGGCCCCAAGCACCTCACCGAGACGGTCGAGCGCGCCACCTTCGAGGCGCTGGTGGCCGACCTGGTGGAGCGCTCCATCGAGCCGTGCCGCATCGCGCTCAAGGACGCGGGCATCACCGCGCAGCAGATCCACCAGGTGCTGCTGGTGGGCGGCATGACGCGCATGCCGGCGGTGCAGCAGAAGGTGAAGGCGTTCTTCGGCAAGGAGCCGCACAAGGGCATCAACCCGGACGAGGTCGTCGCCGTGGGCGCGGCCATCCAGGGCGGCGTGCTCAAGGGCGAGGTGAAGGACGTCCTCCTGCTGGACGTGACGCCGCTGTCGCTCGGTGTCGAGACGGCCGGCGGTGTCTTCACGAAGATCATCGACAAGAACACCACCATCCCCTGCAAGAAGGGCCAGGTGTTCTCCACGGCGGTGGACAACCAGCCGCTGGTGTCCGTGCACGTGCTCCAGGGTGAGCGCGAGATGGCGGTGGACAACAAGACGCTGGCCCGCTTCGAGCTGGTGGGCATCCCTCCCGCGCCCCGGGGCGTGCCGCAGATCGAGGTGTCCTTCGACATCGACGCCAACGGCATCGTGCACGTGAGCGCCAAGGACCTGGGCACCGGGAAGATCCAGCAGGTGCGCGTGGTGGGCAACTCCGGCCTGTCCGAGGCGGAGATCCAGGCGATGATCTCCGACGCCCAGGCCAACCAGGCCAACGACAAGCTCAAGAAGGAGCTGGCCGAGCTGCGCAACAACTGCGACTCGCTCCTCTACACCACCGAGAAGAGCCTGGAGGAGTACGGCAATGTGCTCCAGGAGAAGGACCGGACGGAGATCAAGGCCGATCTGGACCGCCTCAAGGAACTGCTGACGGGCTCGGATCCGGCCGCCATCAAGGAGGCCTACCAGCAACTGGAGACCAGCGCCTACCGCATCGCGGACGCCCTCTACGCGGACCAGTCGAAGTCGGGCTCCTGA